A part of Candidatus Nezhaarchaeota archaeon genomic DNA contains:
- a CDS encoding DNA-directed RNA polymerase subunit H gives MLKKKFTILDHVLVPKHILLSKEEKKALVEQLKIKPEQLPWIRASDPVAKLIGAKPGDIVKIVRKSPTAGETIAYRLVVP, from the coding sequence ATATTGAAAAAGAAATTTACGATTCTGGACCATGTGCTTGTCCCGAAACACATCCTCTTAAGCAAGGAAGAAAAGAAAGCTTTAGTGGAGCAACTTAAAATAAAGCCTGAACAACTGCCATGGATTAGAGCCTCAGATCCTGTTGCTAAACTCATAGGTGCAAAGCCTGGTGATATAGTTAAAATAGTAAGGAAAAGCCCGACAGCAGGTGAGACCATAGCGTATAGGCTTGTTGTCCCGTAG
- a CDS encoding class I SAM-dependent methyltransferase family protein, translated as MRKALALVVEKNRGEAVRRYLASIDALDFGLKIKVSNDKIHIPLSRALSRNEEEKLREICYFVLKEEEFDEIPRTPKTIIEWLSDKLPPHLLASIPKSWDIIGDIAIVELPDELLRHEELVAKAILSVHRNVKSVYAKVGAVEGDFRIRPLKLIGGEDKSVTIHKEHGAKLYVDVRGVFFSPRLSTERIRITSQVRDGESILDMFSGVGPFAIQVALKRKVLVYAIELNPIAYECLVKNISLNRLQGKVIPFFGDARKVVDEHLRGKVDRVIMNLPERSLDYIGDALKALRNKGILHVYVFEDEPQTTLKAKEKVLAKIEENKWVTLNVPYVGFVKQIAPRRWQMVVDVEVHHP; from the coding sequence GTGAGGAAGGCGCTAGCCTTAGTTGTTGAAAAGAATAGAGGAGAAGCTGTGAGGCGTTACTTAGCCTCCATTGATGCCCTAGACTTTGGCTTAAAGATAAAAGTGTCAAATGATAAGATTCACATACCCCTTTCAAGGGCATTGTCCAGGAATGAGGAAGAGAAATTACGAGAGATATGCTACTTCGTTCTTAAGGAGGAGGAATTCGATGAGATACCGAGAACCCCAAAAACGATAATTGAGTGGCTCAGTGATAAACTTCCTCCACATCTTCTAGCTTCAATCCCAAAGTCTTGGGATATCATTGGGGATATAGCTATAGTTGAATTGCCCGATGAGCTCCTCAGACATGAAGAACTTGTGGCTAAAGCTATTTTATCGGTGCATAGAAACGTTAAATCCGTCTACGCTAAGGTGGGGGCAGTAGAGGGGGACTTCAGAATAAGACCCTTAAAGCTCATAGGCGGTGAGGACAAGAGCGTTACGATACATAAAGAGCATGGGGCAAAACTTTATGTTGATGTGAGAGGCGTCTTCTTCAGCCCTAGACTTTCAACGGAGAGAATTAGGATAACGTCACAGGTACGCGACGGAGAGAGCATACTAGATATGTTTTCGGGGGTTGGACCTTTTGCAATTCAAGTAGCACTGAAGAGGAAGGTTTTGGTTTACGCTATTGAGCTTAACCCCATAGCATATGAGTGCCTTGTTAAGAATATTAGTCTTAACAGGCTTCAAGGCAAGGTCATACCATTTTTTGGTGATGCAAGAAAAGTCGTAGATGAGCACTTAAGGGGCAAGGTTGATAGAGTCATCATGAACTTGCCAGAAAGATCATTAGACTACATAGGCGATGCTCTCAAAGCGCTAAGGAACAAAGGTATTCTCCATGTCTATGTGTTTGAGGACGAACCACAGACTACCCTAAAAGCTAAAGAGAAAGTCCTAGCAAAGATAGAAGAAAATAAATGGGTTACTTTGAATGTCCCATATGTAGGGTTTGTAAAACAAATAGCTCCGAGGCGTTGGCAGATGGTCGTCGATGTTGAAGTTCATCATCCTTAA
- a CDS encoding protein-L-isoaspartate(D-aspartate) O-methyltransferase, with product MPKNLEAEKRRVIQSLIEAGVIKRKIVADALLKVPREEFIPREYRDYAYVDRPIPIGYGQTTSALHMVAWMCEAAELKPGDKVLEVGGGCGYMAAVYAEIVAPHEGSLKGHVYTIEIVGELARRAEENLGRLNYLDRVTVIHGDGSLGYPQAAPYDAIIVTAASPGAPKPLKEQLKVNGRLVIPIGSPYYVQELMLIRRLSEGDYEEKELGGCVFVPLRGKYGWSCD from the coding sequence ATGCCTAAAAATCTAGAGGCGGAGAAGAGAAGGGTCATTCAAAGCCTCATAGAGGCAGGTGTAATAAAGAGGAAGATAGTGGCCGACGCATTGCTTAAAGTACCTCGTGAGGAGTTCATACCTAGGGAATATCGAGATTATGCCTATGTTGACAGACCAATACCCATAGGCTATGGACAAACAACATCCGCATTACACATGGTCGCATGGATGTGTGAAGCTGCCGAGCTCAAACCGGGAGATAAAGTTCTTGAAGTAGGTGGTGGATGTGGCTACATGGCTGCAGTTTACGCAGAGATAGTAGCTCCTCATGAAGGTAGCTTGAAGGGGCATGTGTACACCATAGAAATAGTGGGTGAATTAGCACGAAGAGCTGAGGAGAACCTAGGCAGATTGAATTACCTTGATAGGGTAACAGTAATTCATGGTGATGGCTCACTAGGTTATCCTCAAGCTGCTCCATATGATGCCATAATAGTAACAGCGGCTTCACCAGGAGCGCCTAAACCTCTTAAAGAGCAGTTAAAAGTTAACGGTAGGCTCGTCATACCCATAGGATCGCCTTACTATGTCCAAGAGCTAATGTTGATAAGGAGATTAAGTGAAGGCGATTACGAAGAGAAGGAGTTAGGTGGATGTGTTTTCGTGCCGCTAAGGGGAAAGTATGGCTGGAGCTGTGATTAG
- a CDS encoding DUF371 domain-containing protein, whose product MKLKETFRAWGHPNIRATHRTTLEITREEHLTLRGDCIVAVRSEKSVADLDPKFKQMIMQDSARITLVLKVLGIEDTITGFGHEKLMLTSQVSMVCRKSSYICPRTLMIRADKSAIDIDRELIEYLRQGKQVEIAIEVEV is encoded by the coding sequence ATGAAACTTAAGGAGACCTTCAGGGCTTGGGGTCACCCAAACATAAGAGCTACACATAGAACCACGCTGGAAATAACACGTGAAGAGCATCTAACACTTAGAGGTGATTGTATAGTAGCCGTCAGATCTGAGAAGAGCGTAGCAGATTTAGATCCAAAGTTTAAGCAAATGATCATGCAAGATAGTGCTAGAATAACGCTAGTACTGAAAGTCCTTGGCATTGAAGATACCATTACAGGTTTTGGTCATGAAAAGCTGATGCTAACAAGTCAAGTTAGTATGGTGTGCAGAAAAAGCAGCTACATATGTCCTAGAACACTCATGATTAGAGCCGATAAATCTGCTATCGATATCGATAGAGAACTAATTGAGTACCTAAGACAGGGCAAGCAAGTAGAGATCGCAATTGAAGTCGAAGTTTAA
- the fen gene encoding flap endonuclease-1: MGVDLKDLIPRSTVTLNTLSGKVVAVDAYNALYQFLSIIRQPDGTPLKDRHGRVTSHLSGLLYRTINFLEVGIKPVYVFDGRPPEIKEMEVLRRKRVKEEAVKKYEEALSRGDLKAAKTYAQQTAHLTDEMSSEAKELLNLLGVPWVQAPSEGEAQAAYMTIKGDAYSAASQDYDSLLFGAKRLVRNLTISGKRKLPRRDEYIEVHPELIELDKVLQELQITREQLIEVAILIGTDYNPDGVKGVGPKTALKLIKTYGSLEKVLKAIPDAEFPVDPLDIKRIFMEPQVTGNYKLEWRKPDVDGIITFLCEERDFSKERVMNALDRILKVHQQYARQPTLESFFKRH; encoded by the coding sequence ATGGGTGTAGACCTAAAAGACCTAATTCCTCGCTCAACTGTAACGCTTAACACGTTATCAGGTAAAGTAGTAGCAGTAGACGCTTACAACGCTCTTTACCAGTTCCTCTCAATCATAAGGCAACCTGATGGCACTCCACTTAAAGATAGACATGGTAGAGTAACAAGTCATTTAAGTGGACTTCTATACAGGACAATTAACTTCCTTGAAGTTGGTATAAAACCCGTATACGTTTTTGATGGAAGACCACCTGAAATTAAAGAAATGGAGGTTTTAAGAAGGAAGAGAGTCAAGGAGGAGGCTGTAAAGAAGTACGAGGAAGCGTTAAGTAGAGGAGATTTAAAGGCTGCTAAAACCTACGCACAACAAACTGCTCATTTAACTGATGAGATGAGCAGCGAGGCTAAAGAGCTGCTGAATCTTCTTGGGGTTCCTTGGGTCCAGGCACCTTCAGAGGGAGAAGCTCAAGCCGCCTACATGACAATTAAAGGTGATGCTTATTCTGCTGCAAGTCAAGATTACGACTCCCTACTCTTTGGAGCTAAGAGACTTGTTAGAAACTTGACTATAAGTGGTAAAAGAAAGTTGCCGCGTAGAGATGAATACATTGAAGTACATCCTGAGCTTATTGAGCTTGACAAAGTTTTACAAGAGCTTCAGATAACGAGGGAGCAATTAATTGAGGTAGCTATCCTAATTGGAACCGACTATAACCCTGATGGTGTTAAGGGTGTAGGACCCAAGACAGCCTTGAAGCTGATAAAGACTTATGGTTCTCTTGAAAAGGTTTTGAAGGCTATACCTGATGCTGAATTTCCGGTAGACCCTCTTGATATAAAGAGGATATTTATGGAGCCGCAGGTCACCGGTAACTATAAGCTTGAATGGAGAAAACCGGATGTAGATGGGATTATAACATTTCTCTGCGAAGAGAGGGATTTCTCTAAGGAGAGAGTGATGAATGCGCTTGATAGGATATTGAAAGTACACCAGCAATACGCAAGACAACCGACTTTAGAGTCCTTCTTTAAGAGGCATTAA
- a CDS encoding CDC48 family AAA ATPase gives MTNEGGEESTKDFTTEVTLKVADAKARDVGRGKVRIDSEVLRKLNLNVGDIVEIEGKKRTAAIVWPAYIEDQGAGIIRMDGLIRRNASVSIGDKVIVRRAKVSPAQIVRLAPESFTISIDHSFMNFVKRRLIDYPLVEGDHVLIPVLGQAIPFVVVSTKPSGVVVVTESTNLIIHERPAEEARATRVTYEDIGGLHDAIQKIREMVELPLKHPEIFKRLGIEPPKGVLLYGPPGCGKTLLAKAVANETDARFFAINGPEIMSKFYGESEQRLREIFEEAKKNAPSIIFIDEIDAIAPKREEVTGEVEKRVVAQLLALMDGLEARGNVIVIGATNRPNAVDPALRRPGRFDREIEIGVPDKQGRLEILQIHTRNMPLAKDVDLNKLAEVTHGFVGADLAALCREAAMKALRRYLPRIDLSQERIPLEVLEQLEVTMQDFLEAFKEITPSALREVYIEIPNVKWGDVGGLEQVKQELREAVEWPLKYPDAFKRMGIKPPKGVLLYGPPGCGKTLLAKAVATESEANFISVKGPEIFSKWVGESEKAIREIFRKARQASPCVVYFDEIDSIAPIRGLGFGDSAVTERVITQLLTEMDGIQSLDNVIVLASTNRPDIIDPALLRPGRFDRLIYVPPPDYEARLEILQIHTRNMPLAKDVDLTQLARIMEGYAGSDIEAVCREAGILALRENINAEKVEMRHFNEALKKVPPSITEDMVKSYRAWAERLRHYMQRGRGPMLSFV, from the coding sequence GTGACGAACGAGGGAGGAGAAGAATCTACAAAGGACTTTACTACTGAGGTCACTTTAAAGGTTGCAGATGCAAAGGCTAGGGATGTCGGTAGAGGGAAAGTCAGGATAGATAGTGAGGTCTTAAGAAAACTCAATCTTAATGTCGGTGATATAGTAGAAATAGAGGGTAAAAAGAGGACGGCTGCTATTGTATGGCCAGCTTACATCGAAGATCAAGGAGCTGGAATAATAAGGATGGATGGCCTAATTCGGAGGAATGCTAGTGTAAGTATAGGTGATAAAGTCATAGTAAGGAGGGCAAAAGTGTCACCAGCACAGATTGTTAGATTAGCCCCTGAATCATTTACGATATCTATAGATCATAGCTTTATGAATTTTGTAAAAAGAAGGCTTATTGACTATCCTTTAGTTGAAGGAGACCACGTCTTAATACCTGTCTTAGGTCAAGCCATACCGTTCGTGGTAGTATCTACTAAACCATCAGGAGTGGTAGTTGTTACCGAGTCAACAAACTTAATAATCCATGAGAGGCCAGCTGAAGAAGCAAGAGCAACTAGAGTGACCTATGAGGATATTGGTGGGTTGCACGATGCTATTCAGAAGATCAGAGAAATGGTCGAATTACCGCTTAAGCACCCTGAGATATTTAAGAGGCTTGGCATCGAGCCTCCTAAGGGTGTTTTGCTCTATGGTCCCCCTGGATGTGGAAAAACATTACTAGCTAAAGCAGTGGCAAATGAAACTGATGCCCGCTTTTTTGCCATTAATGGTCCTGAGATTATGAGTAAGTTTTATGGTGAGAGTGAGCAGAGATTGAGAGAGATTTTTGAGGAAGCTAAGAAGAATGCTCCATCAATAATATTCATAGATGAAATAGATGCTATAGCACCAAAAAGAGAAGAAGTAACAGGAGAAGTAGAGAAGAGAGTAGTCGCTCAACTTCTGGCCTTAATGGATGGACTTGAGGCCAGGGGTAACGTTATAGTCATTGGTGCTACTAATAGGCCTAATGCTGTTGATCCTGCTTTGAGGAGACCTGGTAGGTTTGATAGGGAGATTGAGATTGGTGTTCCAGATAAGCAGGGTAGACTTGAGATACTACAGATACATACTAGAAATATGCCCTTAGCGAAGGATGTAGATCTAAATAAGTTAGCTGAAGTAACACATGGATTCGTAGGAGCAGATTTAGCAGCACTATGCAGAGAGGCAGCTATGAAGGCTTTAAGGCGGTATTTGCCCAGAATCGACTTATCTCAAGAAAGAATACCATTAGAAGTTTTAGAGCAGCTTGAAGTAACTATGCAAGACTTCCTTGAGGCTTTTAAGGAGATAACGCCTTCGGCACTAAGAGAGGTTTACATCGAGATACCTAATGTTAAGTGGGGCGATGTAGGTGGTTTAGAGCAAGTAAAACAAGAGCTTAGAGAGGCTGTTGAGTGGCCATTGAAGTATCCTGATGCATTTAAAAGGATGGGTATAAAACCTCCTAAGGGTGTTTTGCTCTATGGCCCCCCTGGATGTGGAAAAACATTACTAGCTAAGGCAGTGGCGACAGAATCTGAGGCTAACTTCATAAGTGTTAAGGGTCCTGAAATATTTAGTAAATGGGTTGGTGAAAGTGAAAAAGCAATAAGAGAAATCTTTAGAAAAGCAAGACAAGCATCTCCTTGCGTTGTGTATTTCGACGAAATTGATTCTATAGCGCCCATCAGAGGTCTAGGCTTTGGAGACTCTGCAGTTACAGAACGCGTCATAACTCAACTATTAACTGAGATGGACGGTATTCAAAGTTTAGACAACGTAATAGTGCTGGCTTCAACGAATAGACCTGATATAATTGATCCGGCTCTTCTGAGACCTGGTAGATTTGATAGATTGATTTATGTGCCGCCTCCAGATTATGAGGCTAGACTTGAGATACTACAGATACATACTAGAAATATGCCCTTAGCGAAGGATGTAGACTTAACACAGCTTGCAAGGATAATGGAGGGCTATGCGGGCTCTGATATTGAGGCTGTATGTCGCGAAGCCGGCATACTTGCCCTGCGTGAAAATATAAATGCGGAGAAGGTAGAGATGAGGCACTTCAACGAAGCCCTAAAGAAAGTACCTCCATCGATAACAGAGGACATGGTGAAAAGTTATAGAGCTTGGGCTGAAAGATTGAGGCACTACATGCAAAGAGGAAGAGGTCCGATGCTAAGCTTCGTCTAG
- a CDS encoding elongation factor 1-beta translates to MAKVMALLRVLPADVDVDIEKLRKRIEEAIAKLGQGYMLQSYRVEPIAFGLNALKILILMREETEGGTYSLEEAIKSIEGVGEVEVEFVSRLS, encoded by the coding sequence TTGGCGAAAGTCATGGCGTTATTGAGAGTTCTACCGGCTGATGTCGATGTCGACATTGAGAAATTAAGGAAGAGGATTGAAGAAGCCATAGCTAAGCTCGGGCAAGGTTATATGCTCCAATCGTATAGGGTTGAACCTATAGCTTTTGGGCTCAATGCTTTAAAGATTTTAATTTTAATGCGCGAGGAAACAGAAGGAGGAACTTACAGTTTAGAAGAAGCTATTAAAAGCATTGAGGGTGTTGGAGAGGTGGAAGTAGAGTTTGTTTCGAGGTTAAGTTAA
- a CDS encoding zinc finger domain-containing protein produces MPEVQLPLCSSCKRPIAPGTRSTKFYCPNCGETLFWRCWYCRKHTKPYKCLKCGFQGP; encoded by the coding sequence TTGCCTGAAGTACAATTACCGCTATGTTCATCATGCAAGAGACCAATAGCTCCAGGAACTAGGAGCACGAAGTTCTATTGCCCCAACTGTGGTGAGACTCTTTTTTGGAGATGCTGGTATTGTAGAAAACACACTAAACCTTATAAATGCCTTAAGTGTGGGTTTCAGGGACCTTAG